The Gossypium raimondii isolate GPD5lz chromosome 2, ASM2569854v1, whole genome shotgun sequence genome segment CTGCAACACTCTTCTTGCCCTCAAAACATCCTCTTCCACTTCGTCTCCACCTCCACCGCCGACCACCGTCACCTCCTCCTTACAATCACCCACTCTTTCCCTTCCCTTAAGTTCCAAATCTACCCGTACGACTCCTCTGTCGTGTCCGGCCTTATCTCAACATCCATCCGGTCAGCACTCGACTCCCCACTCAACTACGCCCGGAACTACCTCGCCGATCTCCTCCCTCATTGCATACACCGCATCGTTTACCTAGACTCCGACCTCGTCCTAGTCGACGACATAGCCAAACTCGCCGCCACCCCACTAGACGAAAACACCGTCCTCGCCGCCCCGGAATATTGCAACGCCAACTTCACTTCATACTTCACCCCAACCTTCTGGTCCAACCCCACACTTTCCCTAACCTTCGCCGGCCGGAAACCTTGTTACTTCAACACCGGTGTAATGGTCATAGACTTACAAAAATGGCGTGAAGGTGATTACACCATCAAAATCATCGAATGGATGGAGCTTCAAAAAAGAATAAGGATCTACGAGTTAGGTTCATTGCCACCATTTTTACTCGTCTTTGCAGGCACCATAGCACCTGTTGATCATAGATGGAACCAACACGGGCTTGGAGGTGACAATTATAGAGGATTATGCAGAAATTTACATCCGGGTCGGGTTAGTTTATTACATTGGAGTGGTAAAGGGAAGCCATGGGTGAGACTTGATGCTAATCGACCATGTCCTTTAGATGCTTTATGGGCTCCTTATGATTTGCTACAAACACCCTTTGCTTTAGaatcttaaaaaattatgattagtatatgttttttttcaacaataattttctttttctgggctgagattttttctttcaatgaTGCCATGGAActtatagagaaaaaaaaatggatctgagtggaaaattttaagataaattttcttGGAGATATATGTTCATATATGATTCTGTAGCAGTGAACATTAACAATCTTAATACAATCTTTGCTTCTTTTCTTTATCTATGTATTGTTCAAGACAGTATATAATACATGTTATGCCTACTACAGAAATTAAACATCAAAAGCTTTTTTGGTGCTTtggtttaattatgatttagtccctctactttacTTTGGTTTGTCTTTTACTTTAGGAAAACTAAGAAGCCACTCCAATCAATTTGttgcatataaattaaattctttttgttGGCTTAATTGTGATTCTGTCCCCTACTTttcaaagatttaatttttgctaatttgCCGTGCATATAAAATGCTACTTGTTGATtttcaaatcaataatttaatggttttttttttcttgtaggAAGCTTTTAATGTTGatttgttcttgtttttttttttgttgttgttgaagtAATTGATATCATTGCATCAATATTTCATCTATTTAAATGgtaataatttgcaaaaatcAAGGACATTGATTGTGAAAATTAGAAAAGCTATAATGGTGTTGTTGGAGCCTAGCAATGTATGGTCTGAATTGAAATTCACCTTATTTTACTCCACCATTTAAGACAAACTTGAGTTGTTTGGTTTCCTAGTTTTTGCCTATATACCCTATTATGCGATCAACATTGTACTTTAATGTAATGAAAGCTTTATCATGGGAATAGCAATGTACATTTTACTACTATTCATCTTAAACTCTCTCTACACACAAAGAGGGATTCATTTACAtcaatctaaaattaaaataattttatatttttatatatttttatacaattaatatttaacgATCCAATTGTTATATATCATAATCCGTTCATATAAATAATGTATGTCAAATTTGacgtaaatttaaaataattaattattgttaatgtaaaaaaactttcaaccattcaataaatattaatatatacaatattttagatcgatatgatagaaatatcggatggttttaaattttacatgcatgacaTGTGCTTCAATAGTTGAATCGTGAAAATATTAAGtgtacaattaatttaatactaatgtaAGTAGATTTCtcccatatacatatatttactactactactactccatctttagctttat includes the following:
- the LOC105787567 gene encoding probable galacturonosyltransferase-like 1 translates to MSKFALVIPPNHLHRHHHHHLFLLFLLISAINAVPSSATTTTNNDQKFKEAPQFYNAPTCPSINGTTNEMCSHEAVHVAMTLDAAYLRGSMAAIFSILQHSSCPQNILFHFVSTSTADHRHLLLTITHSFPSLKFQIYPYDSSVVSGLISTSIRSALDSPLNYARNYLADLLPHCIHRIVYLDSDLVLVDDIAKLAATPLDENTVLAAPEYCNANFTSYFTPTFWSNPTLSLTFAGRKPCYFNTGVMVIDLQKWREGDYTIKIIEWMELQKRIRIYELGSLPPFLLVFAGTIAPVDHRWNQHGLGGDNYRGLCRNLHPGRVSLLHWSGKGKPWVRLDANRPCPLDALWAPYDLLQTPFALES